In the genome of Aedes aegypti strain LVP_AGWG chromosome 2, AaegL5.0 Primary Assembly, whole genome shotgun sequence, the window taaaaaaaggccatttcagattttgatcatccttaagcaaaaagtttcgtaattaaatttactaaaagtcgtccatacattgcaaattgggcatatctaagggaaaaaagtttttctaacaacgaatttttcaagtccaaaactgatttttttttttcaaagattttgttcttaaccgtcaaatatgatcgtgttttcaagtgataaatgagtttgaatcagaaataaattgtattttatattgagaatagttaaaaaacggaattattttttaaatgaaggcaatctatggatttcgcctctgcctatgagaaaatcaactccgtctaacaatccgacgaatttttatggttcgaaagattgcaaacattgaaaaggaacaacctgatccataccccattaaattttcttctagaaaatactactaaacgtacctgcgttacaagccagatgaataagaaataatgtttgtattgttatctacctaaaatgtcCGTTAACGACCTGAGTTACTCAACAATCACCGCGTGAGTGTATAGAAAGATAGGTATTTAACTTATAATTGTCGTTGCCAAAATGCCAAATGTAGAAATTGGTTTTACTTTGTTTACTATGTTGAGGCCTAAACATTGTAGGCTTCTCGATAGCACAGGAATTCACAATGTATGTGTGTGCACATACCACGAAAATGTTAAATTAATGCTTAACAGTTTAGGAATTGTCTCTCAggcagaaatttgtgaaaaactgttatgcgatgttttagtaagaacgactgattgattttttcgagaatgtgaaaagtgtaattccaaagaaaatattacaggagaactaatctcgcttttagaggaaagcgacaaagaagatgtagtttttcagcaatggcTCACCACCGATTGCTGTAATTTAGAAACTATAATAaagcctgttgaagaatttgttacgtatttcgtggagaaagttgataagctaataactcatgattttatttgcaaagaacagtcttcttttctacgaaacaaaaaaaaaactccttaaaacaaggtgaaatactggtaattagcgacttttctgaatattatagttttatcatacaaaacgctgctgccaaggatatcactggaataattcccaagcaacgatacacccattcgagatttaccataaaaaagataataaattggaaaacgttagttttattataatatcagaagtgttgacccatgatacagtagcagttcagctatttatttcaaaattgataaattttgttaaacaaaaaataaatttctcaaaagttatttttatgtcagatggagctgcagctcattataaaaataaaaaaaaattgccagcttatgtaatttcaagaaaatatatggattggaagcagaatggcacttttttgccacatcccacggcaaaggcccctgtaacgctattggtggcactctcaagcgaatggcaaaaagagcaagtcttgcaaaagactatggaaacacaatcgcaactccgcgagaactattcgactgggcagtgaaacaaactgatacatgtatcaccaaattaaatttctgttatatatctaatgaacagtatgttaaaatgtcagaggaattgatggaattgtttgataaggttaaaactgtccctggtacccaaaaatatcattgttttatgcctattagtgatacacaaattgcagccaaacggtataccaattcagaggatgaaccaaaaatattcaatttattcagtaaagcccaaaaataatgtaaatatttatgtgcagatactacgttttaggatatatagcaataataaaaataatgatgcatgataaaaaaaacacgactttttttataagcataatattgaccctttccagacacctgttaagattggctttgaccaaataagaaataaaatattattgtgatatctttccaaccataaaaaacccatcggattattagacggagttcattttctcataagctgtttggtgcgagatcaattgtatttaataaaaaaaaaaactctgtaccgtgaaggcccctaactctgcgcagctcctaactctgcgcactttcaCCAAAATCCACCAACATCTGGTAAAATACttacatttttgttcaaaatttatttttcatatattgctacaatagtaataaaaaagcacacgaagaattttcttgacaaatttacgtttgttactttaataaaaaataaaatagctttaaaaatattgaaaaacttccaaattgactgcccgttagcaaaaatgctaagggagtacctcatcacttaagtcatttgaagcaaattaaagagaatatattttcgatttttagtacgtaggctctagtttatttatcgagcaatcatcactgataaagtgcaacttattttctctctattttcttattcttcttaagtgcgcatagtaaggaaccatttttcaactatgttccttactatgcgcagcaattataaaacgttattttcaacatacaatcaaccctccagaggtcgatattgaagggaaccatcgacttgtcgacaccatcgagatatggaatagaaattctttggaaaattatttgAGGGGTCCATCATGgtaagggaagattaaaaaatgacctCAATCATATTTAAAGGATTTCTACACTCCGTCCCCTCAATCCCCTGTCGCGATTTTTACAGTACCTAATGCatgcattgtcacattttcatagactcCACCTTCTCGTGaacgatggacgtaatttttaaatgctccctaaccatgcaataacataattttgattttttgtatagcTTCATGAGCCAATATCGAGAAATGGGACATCGAGGTTTAATCGCATTTGCAACATAGAAACGCCAATAAAGTGCTGTTATTGATCTGCAATAGGaatcgttcattaattacgtcacgcttataCAGAGCGGCGATACTTTTCGATTGAGTGATGAACACTACATTAAAAATGGATATACCCTTACGTTTAAACTATTctgttcgggttcgggtttcaCATATAACAAACCAGCACCAGgttcttatttattttcttcaaacccggatccgacccgaatcgagacaataatttgataccaaacccggacccgaaccgaatcaaagaaatttttcgTTTTATATTTGCTAGTGAAAATACATAAACAGTCAAAGCTTATTTTCCCTTACACGCCAAGGGTGAACGCAAAAAAGACATAGTTTGTACCCTTTTTATATGTTGGTTTAGGttttagaaaactaagttaattacatgttttggaaatcatatgatgatttcgattgttttgagagttgcacttaatggcattcaattgaattatagataaaattcacttcacttAGTAAACTTGTGTTAGAGACATTCGACGCTCCACTGGGGACGTAAAGCCGTATGAAGcaagaaaatgaagagaaaTTCGGAGTTTAAATGCTAGTAATGCTATTAGTAAAACACTTCAActgttataaagaatttatcgagtgcgcagagttaggaacctaaatgcgcagaataaggagcattgcaaaaatcagtgcgcagagttaggaacacggacacccttgagaaaaattaaaaaattgcaataaaaatcattacttagtgaagcttttatattttttccttatacataagatcaataagtatttgcttccaaaatttcagaatattgttttttgttttcaattaattacagctgtttgaaatttgaaaagccttaagtgcgcagagtatggggccttcacggtataattccgttttatttcttttaactactcccaataaaacaaatataatctattttgtgattaaaactcatttatcacttcaaaatatgagcatactagactatttaaagcgaaataaaaaaaatcaaaaaaaaaaatttggacttaaaaaattcgttgttagaaaaacttttttccctaaaatatgcccaatttataatgtatggacgacttttagtaaatttaattacgaaactttttgcttaaggatgatcaaaatctgaaatggccgttttttttaaatcgactttaaagttttgaataattgttttttcggtgtagaaaatgttttttttattttttcaatattttttttctaaaacttcaggaaatttcacgacagtcccccatacaacacttttttgtaggtcttaccgctttcgagttatacgggtttataaaaaaagtaaaaaaaaaactttgacccttttcaaatgttagtctagatcgattttgaaaatacaaaatatgcaaagtatcttagtttcacatacttttgacatccagaaagtttcattgaattctgatggggtgctgccaatcgcgtgtcgagttggcgtgaaatccgtcttccTCTacaagataaaaatgcccatacggtcatgtaggatctaaaaaacgtcgaaaatatttgaattgtgaagtattgtttttcattattttggaccctcaaagtctATATTTTAGACACcaggcattttttatcgtttggcgacaaattCCATGACACTGGTTGTATGATATGCTTGCCCAAAGACGGCTTCAAtatctgtgtgtaacgtgttgtaacggttgcatggatgaaccgattaaattaaatttatttcggataaaataaaaacattttctttgtacaaacggttgatgcaagtgcgaaatagtcctatcttcccaaatggcatgcgaattgagttggtctttcgatttaaactgggaaattagCAGGAAAATGGTCCAGGTgatccaaaatatatttgttacCCTAACAAGAGGTCCTTCAAGTGATGAAAGCAGCAAtttccccagaaacccattccaCCAGTTTTATTCTtgataaattcttcaaaatattcttgcAAGATTTCTTCTAAGACTTCTTTTACAAggagtttaaaaaaatccaggaaattgaaacatttcgtcaaaattccagggaagtatttttatttcagaagaatctttgaatgttttttaaGATATACTCCAACATTTTCTTCAAGGATATTTCATCAATCCATCATGTCCATAAAACGCGTGGTCAATTTTACTGGGTGTTTGAACCACCCCCTTCccctcgtggtcatttgtccatacacaaattttaaaatttgtatcgaCCGTAAATAAACCCCATAAAAAACCGTGGTTTACGAATGACCCCTTGAGAAATCAAACATTTACCTTTATTTTCTCCTAGATCTCCCAAATATTTTCCTGTGCATTTTTCTAAGGATGTTTCCAGAAGTtttaaggaatttatccagattttttttttcaatgatttctccagaaaattgttgaggatttttgttgttgaaaattttaaagaaatttctcaacaaacgagaggtatttctgaaggaaatcctcaagTAAATTCTGATGAACTCTGATTCAGTAAATGCTCCCCAAATCAATTTTTGGTCCCTTGAGGAGGTACTGAAAGATTTTCAAGATGAATTGCTCAGataattatttaaattcaaacaatttcccGGATAAAACCTTGCAAAATTTTCTGGACTAATCCTTAAGGGATGgtacataaattatgtcacgctgtATGTCAACGTTTTTGAcctcctttgtcacgttttatgtatgagtcctccgaaaattctgTAAGGATTGTCACGCTTGGTTTGACCACCTAAACcacctcccccctccccctttggagcgtgacgtaattcaTTTTCTGGCGTGAAATCTTGAATGGACTTCAGAAGAATCCATGAAGATATGACTTGATAAATCTATTGAAGGAAGattttcctggaataatccccGGGAGTGTTTATGGAGCAATTACTCATCGGATGCTTTGAGGAGTTTCTATGTAAATGGATGGAAGAACTAATTATAAAATTGGCGTAGGAGCTCTCGGAGgaaattcttgtaggattttcttgaaaaatcgatatataaatttcatttaaacCTCTGGAATATCATTCCTTTGTAGATATTCTCGGAAAAATGTCGGTAGGAACTCATGGAAGagcctagagtaacaactgtagAATTACTAgcaaaatctctgaaggatatCCTAGAATAATTTTCGAgtaatccctgtagaaattatTGGAAGTATCAGGGATGGAGTGCTGACAGATTTTCTGGTGCTCGATTTATCTGGAGCTCCTTTAGGCATTTGTTCCCTATTGATATAAGATAAAACCATGAACGTTTAACGATCCATATTGTCCCTTTTCTCCCTCATTCAAGGCAATTTCGGATAAAATCATACACCAATCATGTTTCTTCTTAACCCTTAGTTATATTACTCTCAAAGAAAACATCCATAGATTCCAGGTTAAGAAACGTTCAAATGGCATCACGTTGCACAGCAATGTGTTGCTTTCTCGTCTTGCATTGCACTGTTTAAACATTTCACTTTATCCATTTCCGTAACTTGATGTAATATTTCCCAATTGTTTTCTTGATcttcatgtaaaaatattgatctTATTGTTATCAGTTAAAAGATGCTCATATAAACCATACCGCCAAACGATCCCCGATAGAATCGAAACTCGATTCGCTGTGCCGGATAAGAGTAGCATCTTCTGTGCAACATTGTTGCTGAAGAGTCAAAACGAAGTTCTAATTATGGGCTTTGGGAGATCGCACTAGATCTTGAGTGGCCACAAAAGGTTTCGATGTTTCCAGGAATTAAGAAGatttgattttctaaaaattgaCAATGAATGCTTGTCTCCCGGTGCGGAGGAAAAATCTCGCAGCGAAACGGGTTTTGGTATTCGAAGTCTTTTCCTCTTTATCGGCAACACAGCTATGCCCGAGAGCTCCGCCCCAATCCGCCGCATCTGCAGATCTTCAGTCACGCCAAGCGGACGTCATACACAGGGGGTCACGATTGCGGACGGATCTCTCGCGAGGTGGCAAGTCACGGGTCGAGTGCGTTACATCATCGTTTTTCCAATTGAAGATATAAGATTATAGACAGCGATCTCGAACCATTCCAAGAATAACTACAGATTTCTGCAATATGCCTATCGTCATCACGAATATTACACTCGGTCAATGAATCGTAAGTTGTTTTTAGCTTACTAACTAAACACAAGTTTTGTGTTAATAACGACTACAGCTAATAAGATTCCATAACACACGACACGGCCTCTAACCGTGGAAGTGAAGAATGAAGAATCCTTTCAAAGCAAATCTTACCGATAAGGGGGGGATGAGTTATACAATTATTAATTGATTTTTACTTCGATAATGTAcgtgctaaaataaaaaatcagaaatgtATAAGGTACAATAAGTATCTCGAAGCTCTCATTCGAGCAAGCCTTTCGCCTTGCAAACCTCGCGCATCAGGCTCTTGAGATAGCGGATCTCGCGCCCAATGTCGGCAGATTTGCTTTTCAGTTCgtcattcttctccttcagctGACGTTCGACAATAAGGATCTCTTCGATTTCGGCCTTCTTCTTCTGGCGGTAACGGGTAGCGGCGTTCTTGTTCTGTTCCTTCTTGCGGGATTTCTTGTCCTCGATTCCGCGTACGGAGGGGCGAGTGCGCTTCTTGGAGACGCCACCGCCGGCAACTTTCTTGTAGTTGCTACTCGGGCTCCACTCGTCATCTTGGTCACGTGAGTACGCCGAACCGCAATAGGATGAGCTGGCGTCACTCATGGGGCACGAGCTAGACACCGAGCCATCCTCGGAGGACGAACACGAATCGTCATCGTTGCAGTCGGGGAGGTCCTTCGAGCGGGAACGGATAATTTCCTCCACCAATGCCATGTTGTTCTCGATGTTCTCCTCCTCACCCACCGGTTGGAAGCCGAAGCTGTCGGCCAACTCATACTCTCCGGGAACCTGTTGGAGGGGCTCCACAACGTCCGTTGGGAGTTGCTCCACAACGGTCGGTATCTGGTTCAGAACGATTCCACCGTTCAGAGAACCATCATACCCGTAGAATTCTCCACTACCTACGACCGGGGCTGGGTTTTGCTGGGGCAGCGATAGGTACGTGGGCTGCTCACCGGCACCATGGTACTGATCCTCCTGGGGTGGTGTTTGGGGCGGCGTCAGATGAGTCAACTCCACGTTCTCGTACACGTAGTCAAATTCCATCAGCAGCTCCTCGGTGTTCTGCACCTTGACCGGCGGGCGCTGGTTCGGGAAGGGGCCGAGTTCGGGGGCGATACCCACGAGGGCCGACGGGGCCGCTGGCGCTGAGACATAGCCACCGGCGACGGCGGACAGTTGGGGTATT includes:
- the LOC5576642 gene encoding activating transcription factor of chaperone isoform X2, with amino-acid sequence MNVYDQWLGEKLKIPQLSAVAGGYVSAPAAPSALVGIAPELGPFPNQRPPVKVQNTEELLMEFDYVYENVELTHLTPPQTPPQEDQYHGAGEQPTYLSLPQQNPAPVVGSGEFYGYDGSLNGGIVLNQIPTVVEQLPTDVVEPLQQVPGEYELADSFGFQPVGEEENIENNMALVEEIIRSRSKDLPDCNDDDSCSSSEDGSVSSSCPMSDASSSYCGSAYSRDQDDEWSPSSNYKKVAGGGVSKKRTRPSVRGIEDKKSRKKEQNKNAATRYRQKKKAEIEEILIVERQLKEKNDELKSKSADIGREIRYLKSLMREVCKAKGLLE
- the LOC5576642 gene encoding activating transcription factor of chaperone isoform X1 codes for the protein MESFQFLDTFDWEGKMEPSSPSSQHSSFGEELILEDYDFCNDGLFNNALFDIVVETKPVIKSDLLKDTTMVVALPPVEKVEKDQWLGEKLKIPQLSAVAGGYVSAPAAPSALVGIAPELGPFPNQRPPVKVQNTEELLMEFDYVYENVELTHLTPPQTPPQEDQYHGAGEQPTYLSLPQQNPAPVVGSGEFYGYDGSLNGGIVLNQIPTVVEQLPTDVVEPLQQVPGEYELADSFGFQPVGEEENIENNMALVEEIIRSRSKDLPDCNDDDSCSSSEDGSVSSSCPMSDASSSYCGSAYSRDQDDEWSPSSNYKKVAGGGVSKKRTRPSVRGIEDKKSRKKEQNKNAATRYRQKKKAEIEEILIVERQLKEKNDELKSKSADIGREIRYLKSLMREVCKAKGLLE